The stretch of DNA CCCAACCCAAGGACAGTGATGATCAAACCTTTCCACACAATTATTACAGATCGAGCAGTGTGAGCAACAAGGAGGTGTGTAGAGCATGCAAGTATCACAATACTTGATCTTAATTGGGATGCCATTGACCTCAACCTCCTTAAAGCGAGACAAACTATGTTCTTTATTGATATACATGTGGGAAAACAAACTTCTCTCTCAATCTTCATCTTCACATTCTTGTAAACATTTACAGTTTGCCTACACAGAGAAGAAACAACAcctattagtaaaattatttgtCACCTTAATTATTGTATATGATTAGGAATTTAAATACAATGATTTGTAATGGCATGATGACAGACATGTTATAATTACCTGAAATGTATGCTTGACCAAATAAAACTTGTTAAAGTTGCATATTATCACCTTCTTTCCGACTTTGGCAAGAATGGGCAAGACCTTCAGCTTCCTTTTTTTCTAGGGTCTAAgtcttcttttccttttgattGTACCTCAAGATCTGTGTCGGTTTCTCCTAACAGACATTTAAACAGACATTTAAAGGACATAGAAAAtttacacaatttttatttctagttGAGTTGTATGGAAATAtccaattaaattttaaaacatattctAAATTAACATGATTTATATATGTTGCTACTAAAGCACTGGGATATAGTTGTATTTAACTATTCAAATGGAATCTAGAGAAAGAAAAGATCGCATAGAAACATGTTaacatataaaattgatttctagAAGCTTATAATatagtattaaaatatatttaatcttaaaatatatttatgtttaggCCAAATTTAATCTGACTGCCTTAGATCACTTTACTTGGTTGAACACGATTAATTGatgatgaataatatatatatatatatatatatatatatatatatatatatatatatatatatatatataaattgtggCTTTAGAGTGTTATTATGAGAGAAAAGTAATggcaagaagaagaatgaaTCTAGATCAATGTTTTGCTAAGTTAATCACTATTTGTTGTACGTATATTAATCACtttaaatcttatttcttaCAAGGAAAATTAACCTACTATAAATGCCTACCAACACCTACTATAAATACCTACTAGCTGAGCCTTGTGATGGTGGTGCAGTTCCAGCAGGCCTTTTTCTTACTTCTCCCACTATTTCTGGGACAAACACTTGAGACTAAGATGAAGAATCACGTGCCTTCCTTTTGGTCTCTTTATTAATAGCATCATTCTTTTCCATTTGGAAATATACAATGTCGTTAGGGACTAGTTTGTAATTGAAACTCAAAATATCTCTTAAGACTTCGATAAAGTATTCAGTAGCCATAGTCCCATAACTTCATCATCAAAATTTATACTCATTTCTAaaaattgatctaggagcccttgaaactcatttaagtgatatGTAATGGAAGAACTCTCTTTGTATTTCAAACTCATCAAGCAATtcaacaaatacaatttattattgccctaCTTAAAAACAAACAAAGTCTTAATCTTCTTCCATAAAGTTCTAGCATGTGTCTCATTAACAATGTGATTTGTCTTCTACATATATTCGAATAAAATTCCACACTTGTTGGTGCTAAATTTCTATTCTTCATTAGTTATAGAATCCAAATTTTGCATAGTAAAGAGGGGAAGATTCAATTTCTTCACAAACAAAAAGTCTTTGTGCCATGTGAAGCAACCATCTTTGTATTTGTCTCCATTATTCAAACAAGTAAATATAACTCCAAACTGAAGAGTTCTGATGCCACTTAGATGGGGAAACAACAACACAAGAAAAAAACCCAAAGTATGTAGATGAAATAATTGTCCCAAACTAGCAAGATAAGCAAcaataatatagaaaatgacAACAATAATCACAAACAAGACAACAATAGTTTTAATGTGGAAAAACCCTCTCAATATAAGAAGTAAAACTCACTAACACAAGTCAATTAATTAAACTCTATTAAGATCAAATATAACTATAAGAGACTCAGatgaaaaacacaaaacatGTCTACAACTAatcaatacataaaaaatttaatgttctCAAATTCAAAGAATAAAGAAAGAGAAACTTAAAATAGAACAACAATGTGAAACTAATAACTTCATCTATAAACTTCCATGTTTATAGTCTATAGTAGCCCTCAACCACTTATTCCTCTTCCATTCCCATCAAAAGCTATCCCAAGTAAAACAATGAGAGAGGTCATTAAGGAGATCTTGGATACCTTTAGAAAGTGGAGCTGAACTTACCTCATCTGGATGCAATTAAGAAGATTCCAAGATATGCCAAGTTTCTCAAGGAGTTATGCACACATAAGAGAAAACTTAAGGGCAATGAAAGGATCAACATTGGCAGAAATGTATCTgcattgataggtaaatctatctgtcaacacccaatttcgtccgggtgaataaatttatttaaaaaaaagtaaaaaatattttttagttaatggtaaataaaaaaaggtgaaatacaattttcttcaaagattttcaaacctTACTTTTTTAgcaaagaaaaacagaaaaaaaatgaaaaatgaaaaaaagaaaaaaaaaaggaaaaaagaagaagaagaaagaacccaatttgtttttaattatcacactccttCTCATGAGCTTAAAAACCCAACATATTTTCGTCCTCACTCTTTGTTCCTAATAGAGAAATTAGTGAcgtgattctaataattagaagcaatatctctaCTAATATTAGTAGAATTAATAATACTGATGATGATTGATATTGTGCTCTAATTTGCTGTGATTTGATTCCCGTGACTTGCTACTATCATGACCAGTTCCTTCTTTATATTGTTTGTTACAATTAAGGTTGGGTTACATTGATATTGCAATGTGTGGATATAAATACAGTTTGTCATATGAGAAGTGatcgaatttttttttacgcTTCTCTagttctttcccatcaccactcacATTGACCAGTTCcttctttttatctttcttttgtaaaaaaaaaaacatattgaaggggtagaaaagaaaaagaaaaagagaggagAATTCACAGAGAAAAAGAGGAATTGAAGAGTTTGGAAGGTACGTCACtcctattttttgtttctttttatatgtgaattttcaattcttattatattttgttctaATATTGTACGTGTTTCTCTTTTTTACACATAACTTTGACATTTTTTATTAGGTACATTATTCTCtactatttacaaatattttactctaacagtcataaaaaaatatttttccttaattCTTTAAGTGTATGTCCGACCGCTCTCGTCACATAACaatcattttgaattttttctaaaaatataaaaaaccaaaaataaaaaataattttctttgtttacttttgTGTCTGTTTGGCCATTCCCATCGCATGACACCTatttccaaataattaaaaatattataagaacataaaaaggtttttaaaattataaaaaataaaaatcaaatttttttctcaaatagtTTTTTCATAAAGATTTACGTAAATTTTCCATTGTAAAAAAAGATACGTGGGATCGATGATTAATCGTTGTCGTgcccaaaaaaccaaaaaattaatttttgtttcttttgtacattctttattattatttttggggaaaagaatcattttgaaaaactacatccttttgcacgtttaattaaaggtatcgtcTTAGGACAGACGTTGTAAGATACTAACACATTCTCTATGCGTAACCAACTCATGGaccatgttgagaataaagaagatagggattgagattaatctcccttgtgtataaaccacacatagggtaatctatttataatagagagaggtacaagtaaaaagagtaactgaaaataaaaagattaaatagaagatattgtttgatattgtggttatcaatatctaacaatatcttaataatatcaaactatatctaacactccccctcaagctggagcatacaaatcgtatgtgccaagcttgttacaaatataatcaattctaggccCCTGTAAAGACTTCGTAAAAATATATgctaactgatcacttgagttaacaaactcagtcttgatgtctccagacataaccttttcccgaacgaaatgacaatcaatctcaatgtgtttagtcctctcatgaaagacaagattagagctaatatgaagggcagcctgattgtcacacacaagtgtcatttgagtaatatttccaaattgtaactcttgaagcaattgcttgagccaaacaagttcacaggcagctgaggccatagctctatattctgcttctgcattagatcttgctacaacactctgtttcttacttttccacgagatcaagttaccaccaatggagacacaatacccagatgtagatcttctatcagaaggagatcctgcccaatcagcatctgaatagcaaacaactcttgtatggttattagaaccatataacaatccttCTCCAggagattttttaatatacttcaagatgcgaatgactgcattccaatgatcttcacatggagaattaagaaattggcttaccacactgattgcaaaggaaatgtcaggacgagtaacggtaagataattcaatttcctAACCAATCGTCTATACTGCTCAGGATCAGATATAGGCTCCccctgatttggtagaagtttagtattgggatccatgggtgtatcaacagactttgaactcatcaacccagtttcctccagaatatccatggcatactttctttgagatataacaataccatcattggactgtgccacctcaatacccaagaaatatctgagtttgccaagatctttggtctgaaaatggtgacagatatgttgtttcaactgagagatgccatggttgttactccctgtaagaacgatgtcatcaacatatactatcaagtaaacacatccagcactcgagtgttgataaaaaacagaatgatctgtttcacaccgagtcataccaaattgttgaacaacattgctaaactttccaaaccaggccctaggagattgttttaggccatatagtgatttgcgaagacgacataccatcccagaagactccccctgagcaacaaacccaggaggttgctccatatagatttcctcttgcaaatcaccattgaggaaagcatttttaacatccagttgataaagaggccattgtttaagagcagccatggcgataaataaacgaacagaagccatctttgccacgggggaaaaagtatcttcataatccaacccaaaaatttgagtataacctttggctacaagacgagctttgaggcgatcaatagtaccatcaggtccaactttgatagcaaacacccacctacaaccaacaacagattttCAAGACGGTAACGGGACCAGTTCCCAAGTTTCACTATTATGAAGAGCACTTAATTCATCTGccatggcctgacgccaaccaggatGGGCTAAAGCGTAACAGacagtttttggaatggtcacagaagaaagagaggaaatacatgtataaaaaggtaatgacaagcgatgataactcaaagcaatataatggggagagggattacgggtagaatgcataccttttcggagggcaatgggaaggtcagactcaggtgttagagccggaggagacagagtagttggcactggagtggagtcacatggtggtggttgtgatcgattacggcgactataaacctgaagaggtggtggaggagcaggtgactgtggagcaggaaccgagggtgaagaagacacagtaagagggtcacaaacaataggaagattaaaggtattagaagagttgtcaggattggatggagtcagaggtgaagattgactcttaaaataaagggagaactcattaaaggtgacatctgcagacacaaaataacggttaagaaaaggagaaaaacatttgtatcctctttgtgatcttgtaaaccctaagaaaacacacttatgtgatctaggagaaagcttgtcaagaccatgactaaaattatgaacaaaacatgtagacctgaaaactcttaaaggtaagggatgaagaggttcatgagggaataaaatggagtgaggtatgttattctttaaaatcgAAGAAGGCATACGATTAATGAGATAATAGGCAGTAAGAATGGCATCACCCCAGAAATGTTTAGGAACCTcgccatgaattaaaagagtgcgagtGGTTTCCATAAGATGTCTATTTTTACGTTCAGCTACACCATTTTATTGAGGGGTATAAGCACAAGAAGTTTGATGTAGAATGCCGtgagaagccataaattgtttgaaagaatgagaaagatattcacgaccattatcactacgtaaaactctaatagaaacaccgaactgagttttaatttcattaaaaaaaagattgaaagatatgaaataatttcGAACGATGTTTCATTAGAAATAACCAAGTGCATCTGGAgcaatcatcaatgaaagtaacaaagtattgaaaacctaaagtagacttaacgCGGCTAGGACCCCAAATGTCAGAGTGAACCAAGGCAAAAGGGGACGAAGCATCACGTGTGACACTACGAGGAAAAGAAGTACGAGTATGCTTGCCTAATTGACACGACTCACAATCCAAACGAGACAACTTGGACAAGGCAGGGACAAGCTGTTGTAACTTGGCAAGGCTTGGATGACCAAACTGAGCATGAATAAGAGAGGGAGACTCCATAACTGCACCAATGTGTGTAGAGAGACGGagatgataaagaccatgagactcaTATCCTGTGCCAATCACCTGTTTCGAACTCCGATCCTGTAAACAGACAtaattgttggtaaaagaaacaacacaatcaagagaacgagttaggcgactgatggacaacaggttaaaaggagacccagggacataaagaacattatcaatggttaaagaaggaaaaagtttaacagtgccaacaccatgagatgagactctagaACCATCGGCCAGTGTAACAGAAGGTAAAGGATTAGTAGAggataaagaagagaacaaagatttgttaccagtaatatGATCAGTGGCTCCTGAATCAAAAACCCAAGGACCAGGAAAAGAAGATTGAGTCAGACCAACAAAAGATGTACCTGTGTGAGCAACAGATGCAGTGGAACTAGAAAACTGTTGATCtttataccatttgagaaatttgttaTACATAACAAGTATATCGGATGAAACAGAAGAGAGTTCAGAACTGAAAGAGGCAGCGGAAGACGTCATAGAGGAACTGGAAGACACGCGGCTTCGAATGGCACGTGAGGGATGATCAAAACTGTATGGTCGTCGGTCGGAACCAACACTCCGGCGACAACAACGGTGGTGGCGACTTCGGCAGTGGCCCTAGCGGCGGCTCCGGCAGCGGCTCCGGCGACGACTCCGGCGGCGGCACCGGCGGCTCCGGTGGCAGCAGCGACGGTGGCGGCAGAGACGGAGGTAGTGGTAgcggaaaaaaaaaaccttaagctctagataccatgttgagaataaagaagatagggattgagattaatctcccttgtgtataaaccacacatagggtaatctatttataatagagagaggtacaagtaaaaagagtaactgaaaataaaaagattaattagaagatattgtttgatattgtggttatcaatatctaacaatatcttaataatatcaaactatatctaacaaacccaaaatctggtttttgcaGACCTTgtcttatattttttgtttttccgtaatttttcataataaactaTGATGACGACTCTAAACTctgttttttgaaattttattttggttcgtTGTTCCATCGTGTTTTTCTTGCGACATTATCCCTCAAATTCCTTAGAAATTTAAAGACTCAGGTACATTTTGTATTCCGTACATCATAggcaataataaatttgaaaatgccaTGCTTGATTTGGGAGCTCCGATTAATGTCATGCCTCTTTCTATCTTTATTTCTCTATCTTTTGGACCTTTgcaacctacgggtgtggtcattcaatttgTATATAGGGGTGTTGCCTACCTTGTAGGTTTCACTAAGGATGTCTTGGTTCAGGTTTGAGAACTAATTTTTCTTGTtgatttttaattctttatatggaagagggattttTCCGAAATTTTGCCCTAATCATTTTAGGCAGACCATTTTTAAAGACAACTTAAATCAAGATTGATATCCATGCAGGTACTTTGTCCATgaaatttgatgaaattgttGTTAGATTCAACATTGTTGATTACaagttatatatacatgttaaaatattttttttttataatttatacatcaaatcactccacctaaatgcttaaattattttactttgtacACTTTACCTTaatactcaaattttttacatttagcTAAGtgattttatgtataaattctaaatttattttaacatgtatgtataagttgtaattaagcttaattactaatttggtcttaaaTTGGAGAACacaaaatttgatcattttaaaaaatagggagtctaaatttaatcaaaatttgaaatagaagaaataaattaaatcaaaattgtaaatagaagaattaaattgaaattttaaaaaaaagtaaacctTTTTAAACAATTGGAAGACTAAATTTATACATCCAATCACTCCACCTAAAtgcttaaattattttactttgtacACTTTACCTTAAtactcaaattaattttttacatttaggtgaagtaatttgatgtataaattttgtaccacacctagccagcCTCGCCAacatatcaacacatatcacccttgaccgacacctATATCGGCCAAGGTTGGAGGATtggtgtaccacaccaagccaacttaacgAAATAATAGTAAAACGATCACCATACCGATACGCCAAAACATTCAGGTAACCGACCTAGGTTAAGCCGGTCTAAGCCTAGTCGGCCTGAACCGATAACATAAATATTCAGAAGAATAACTTGCCTAAGACAGCATATGACCAACACACACTATCAAGGGAAGTAGTCGGTTTAGGCCGAGTACCTTAATATGCCTACCAAAACCCCCTTATGTTCAATAAGCTCATCATAATCAAAtctaagggcctgggttaggaccaggcccacttacagcgcaaactagagcccaagccAGGGCCCGGCCCATGGCATAACCAGACATatttaatactctataaatacacgtggaccctagtaattaaagttacgcattcattactccattaatcacctgatttgaccttttaagagctttgactcacttgagcttcggagtcccttctgcaggtaacccctcctgggtccaagctgaCACGTAttaaccgggaagaggccaactgaggagatagcggactacatgggtaaggtgacacttgtgcctaacttatcttgtttgttctctgtaggaacaattggcgcccactgtGGGGCACGAGATAACACCTCAGTACCCAtttttctccgaagatggtttcaacccgCAACAGAGCTGGAGTGAACAATCAGGCGGATGCTAGTACCTCAGGACCTACTAGCATCACCCTTGACCTAGCCGCCATCCTGGACGGCCAGgcgaagatgcaacaagaactagCAGATCTGAAGAAACGCAGCGCTGACGAGATGGAGGCGCTGCGGTAAGAGAACTCTCACCttaggcgaaagatcgaagctAATCCCACCCtgaagggaaaggccaaggaggcGTTTGAGGCTGCAAGGTCCCCGACCTTCCAGCCCATAGAAGAGGAAAGCGAATAtaaccccacccctcacaccttcaccaccacccaacaaacacccattccctcCACCCATCCCACTCACTTCCCATCCACTCAACCAGGACATATTGTAGCCCTTACCCCTGCTGCtaccctccccaccacccagatcccctacaacatacccaccaccctacacactacACATGTTCCTCCcgacaacccacatcccccctcacaactttACCTTCACCTTctccactatgatcaaccaTCCCATCCCTCCCCATCCGCTCCCaccccaccagcccagacgtcGTCATCCCTTCAtcgactttatcgccaacaccccccttcctgcccagtgggaacccttaCACACTGGATCGCTATACCGGTGAAACCGACCCTGATGAACACCTCAAAGTTTACATCACCCATGTCCccctgtacacgtcccaagacgCGGTCTTCTGtaaagctttccccaccaccctcaag from Vigna unguiculata cultivar IT97K-499-35 chromosome 8, ASM411807v1, whole genome shotgun sequence encodes:
- the LOC114194828 gene encoding probable H/ACA ribonucleoprotein complex subunit 1, with product MVVGRNQHSGDNNGGGDFGSGPSGGSGSGSGDDSGGGTGGSGGSSDGGGRDGGNNKFENAMLDLGAPINVMPLSIFISLSFGPLQPTGVVIQFVYRGVAYLVGFTKDVLVQVTPPGSKLTRINREEAN